The proteins below come from a single Harpia harpyja isolate bHarHar1 chromosome 2, bHarHar1 primary haplotype, whole genome shotgun sequence genomic window:
- the LRAT gene encoding lecithin retinol acyltransferase: protein MKNPVPQAASLLLEKLLLLVHVRPLPAGSSGEPPPPPPAAAPGYYDTSCFKRGDLLEVPRTLFIHFGIYLGENRVAHLMPDILPAFTGDRRQIQQVVTNKRLILGVITKTASIRVDTVEDFAYGGSILVNHMDRLFEDQVLGSEEAARRAEKLVGATAYSLLWNNCEHFVTYCRYGAPVSFQTDKFCETVKMIIRDQRSVLASVLVGLASIVCLGLAPSTTLPTIFVPFFLWMAG from the exons ATGAAGAACCCGGTGCCGCAGGCGGCCTCgctgctgctggagaagctgctgctccTCGTCCACGTCCGGCCCCTGCCCGCGGGCTCTAGCGgggaaccgccgccgccgccgccggcggccgcccccggctACTACGACACCAGCTGCTTCAAGCGGGGCGACCTGCTGGAGGTGCCCCGCACCCTCTTCATCCACTTCGGCATCTACCTGGGCGAGAACCGCGTCGCCCACCTGATGCCCGACATCCTGCCCGCCTTCACCGGCGACCGCCGGCAGATCCAGCAAGTGGTGACCAACAAGCGGCTCATCCTGGGCGTCATCACCAAAACGGCCAGCATCCGCGTGGACACGGTGGAGGACTTCGCCTACGGCGGCAGCATCCTGGTCAACCACATGGACCGGCTCTTCGAGGACCAGGTGCTGGGCAGCGAGGAGGCGGCCCGCCGGGCCGAGAAGCTGGTGGGCGCCACGGCCTACAGCCTGCTCTGGAACAACTGCGAGCACTTCGTCACCTACTGCCGATACGGAGCCCCGGTCAGCTTCCAGACAGACAAG ttctGTGAGACTGTGAAGATGATTATTCGGGACCAGAGGAGTGTTCTTGCTTCAGTGCTTGTGGGATTAGCATCGATAGTCTGCCTAGGTTTGGCACCCTCCACCACGCTCCCCACTATCTTTGTTCCATTCTTTCTGTGGATGGCTGGCTAA